AAGTTCTGTATCATCCAGGTAACAATAGTAGCTATCACCATTACGAAAGTAACCGCACCCGCCATACCAATAGCAGTTGGGACGCGCTTGGATACTCCAAGGAAGGGACATATACCCAGGAATTGGGCAAGAACTATGTTGTTTACAAATATTGCCGATATTATCAACAGTAAATAAGTCATGGCTTTCCCTCCTTATGCTTTTTTGAATTTGTTGATTATTGCAATCAGATAACCTAGTGCTATAAAGGCTCCCGGTGCAAGGACAAAGATCAGCATACCATATTCTCCGGGATAGATGCTGAAGTCGAATATCGTACCTGCTCCAAGAAATTCACGTATGGCACCAAGAATTGTCAGAGCAAGAGCAAAACCCAGACCCATACCTGCTCCATCTATAATTGATCCTACAGGACCATTCTTGGATGCAAATGCTTCTGCACGTCCAAGCAGGATACAGTTTACAACGATCAGTGGAATAAAGATTCCAAGTGCACTGAAAAGGGCTGGAGTATAGGCCTGCATCAGCATCTCTACCACAGTCACAAATGCTGCAATTACGACTATATAAGAAGGGATCCTAACCTTGTCCGGTATAAAGTCCTTGATAAGGGATACCACCAGGTTGGACATAACCAACACAAAGGTAGTTGCCAGTCCCATACCCAGTCCGTTGATAGCTGATGAGGTGACACCCAATGTGGGACACATACCCAGGAGCTGGACAAATACCGGGTTGTCCTTGAGCAGTCCTTTAGTGAAATTTCCTAACTGATTCATATCTGGTATATTTTTGAGTCTAACTGAAATATGCTATGGGCT
The genomic region above belongs to Xiashengella succiniciproducens and contains:
- the rsxE gene encoding electron transport complex subunit RsxE, which produces MNQLGNFTKGLLKDNPVFVQLLGMCPTLGVTSSAINGLGMGLATTFVLVMSNLVVSLIKDFIPDKVRIPSYIVVIAAFVTVVEMLMQAYTPALFSALGIFIPLIVVNCILLGRAEAFASKNGPVGSIIDGAGMGLGFALALTILGAIREFLGAGTIFDFSIYPGEYGMLIFVLAPGAFIALGYLIAIINKFKKA